Proteins found in one Clostridia bacterium genomic segment:
- a CDS encoding Na/Pi cotransporter family protein, with translation MGRSMLFGIVGGLGLFLYGMTLTGEGLRRAAGEQMRHVLEVLTSSPIKGVLVGAIVTAVMQSSSATTVMLVSFVNAGLMTLRQTLGVIMGANIGTTVTAQLIAFNLADYALPAIGIGFLMYLLARRKVWKSVAQVILGFGILFLGLSTMTAAVAPLRESQAFMNAMRTFGARPILGLLVGLGMTLVVQSSAATIGMLMAVAIASPEIVTINVAIPILLGDNIGTCITAMLASIGTNRTARRTALAHLLFNVFGAVVVMPFLTPFSWLVKSVSPASDIQRQIANAHTIFNLLNTCIWLPGTALLERIVTRMIPGHDVVEETGPKYLDKRMLNTPAVALDLATAETVRMANIVHAMLGNARSALLNGYTAQLDSDISTREETVDGLNREVVLYLSDMVTKSSLNEQQSARLTGLMHSVGDVERMGDMAEQMMSYARQKYDMKLSFSDEAAVELREVMDLADSIVRRGTDALSDGDEEAAAEVYSMHRRLDDLTDQLRVNHIYRLNEGKCVSGSGVVFVELMNNLERVGDLAVNLADAVLGRKSPRVDRVEKAESKPKA, from the coding sequence ATGGGACGGAGCATGTTGTTTGGGATAGTTGGGGGTCTGGGCTTATTCCTGTACGGGATGACACTCACAGGCGAAGGCCTGCGGCGCGCGGCGGGCGAGCAGATGAGGCATGTGCTCGAGGTCCTCACGTCAAGCCCAATCAAGGGCGTTCTTGTGGGCGCCATAGTGACGGCAGTGATGCAGAGCAGCAGCGCCACAACTGTCATGTTGGTAAGCTTCGTGAACGCAGGCCTCATGACTCTCAGGCAGACGCTTGGAGTCATAATGGGCGCCAACATCGGCACCACAGTCACGGCTCAGCTCATAGCGTTTAACCTGGCCGACTATGCGCTGCCGGCCATAGGCATCGGCTTCCTTATGTACTTGCTGGCCCGCAGAAAGGTGTGGAAAAGCGTCGCCCAGGTGATCCTGGGCTTCGGGATTCTATTCCTAGGGCTTTCCACGATGACCGCTGCCGTTGCGCCTCTCCGTGAAAGCCAGGCGTTCATGAACGCCATGAGGACCTTTGGCGCCCGACCCATTCTTGGGCTGCTCGTGGGGCTTGGAATGACCCTGGTGGTGCAGAGCAGTGCGGCCACCATCGGAATGCTCATGGCGGTTGCCATCGCATCTCCTGAAATCGTGACCATCAACGTGGCCATTCCCATTCTCTTAGGAGACAACATCGGGACATGCATCACCGCAATGCTCGCGAGCATAGGTACGAATCGGACTGCGAGGCGCACGGCTCTCGCCCACCTTCTGTTCAACGTGTTCGGCGCGGTTGTGGTCATGCCGTTCCTCACTCCTTTCAGCTGGCTCGTAAAGTCAGTTTCCCCCGCTTCCGACATACAGAGGCAGATTGCCAATGCCCATACCATATTCAACCTGCTAAACACCTGCATCTGGTTGCCAGGCACTGCGCTCCTAGAGAGGATCGTGACCAGGATGATCCCAGGTCACGATGTTGTGGAGGAGACTGGACCTAAGTATCTGGACAAGCGAATGTTGAACACTCCAGCGGTGGCGCTGGACCTTGCGACAGCGGAGACGGTGAGGATGGCGAACATCGTCCACGCCATGCTTGGGAATGCGCGGTCCGCTCTGCTCAATGGATACACTGCCCAGCTAGATTCGGACATCTCGACTCGTGAGGAGACCGTCGATGGGCTTAACAGGGAGGTAGTGTTGTATCTGTCCGACATGGTAACCAAGAGCTCGCTCAATGAGCAGCAGTCCGCAAGGCTCACCGGGCTCATGCACTCCGTGGGCGATGTTGAACGGATGGGCGATATGGCGGAGCAGATGATGTCGTACGCCAGGCAGAAATACGACATGAAACTGTCGTTTTCCGACGAGGCAGCGGTTGAACTTCGAGAGGTCATGGACCTCGCTGATAGCATAGTGCGTAGAGGGACCGATGCCCTTTCCGACGGAGACGAGGAAGCCGCCGCGGAAGTGTATTCCATGCATAGGCGGCTTGACGACCTGACGGACCAGCTTAGGGTGAACCACATCTACCGGCTCAACGAAG